TAAAGTGCATAAAAAAAGGAAAGCAAAATTTGCTTTCCTTTTGAAAATACAAAGATATAAAATCTTTGAAAAATTGTGTCTATCTTTTTGAGAACTGACCGCTTTTTCTTGCTTTTCTTCTTCCGTATTTTTTTCTTTCAACTGATCTAGCATCTCTAGTTAATAAACCGTAAGGTTTTAATACAGCTCTGAATTGCTCATCATAAGCAACTAAAGCTCTAGAAATACCATGTCTAACAGCATCAGCTTGTGCAGAGTATCCTCCACCTAAAGTTTTAACAACGATATTTACTGAAGTTTCTTGTTTAGTAACTTCTAAAGGTTGCATAACTCTTTTTTTAATTGCTTCGTGTCCACCTAACCATGCGTCTAAAGACTGACCATTGATAGTTAATTCTCCAGTACCAACTTCTAACCATACTTTAGAGATAGATGTTTTTCTTCTTCCTGTTGCATAAACTTTAGCCATTAGTCTTATCCTTTAATTTGTGCAGTATGTGGGTGATCTGAACCTGCATATACTTTTAATTTTTTTAACATATTTTTTCCAAGAGTAGTCTTTGGAAGCATACCTCTTGTAGAAAGTTTGTATAATTTTTCTGGGTTGTTTTCAAACATATCAGACATTTTGTGAGTTTTAGTACTACCAAAATACCCTGAGTGAGTGAAGTAATTTTTTGTTTCTAATTTATTACCAGAAAACTTTGCTTTAGAAGCATTAATGATTACAACGTAATCTCCACAAT
This sequence is a window from Poseidonibacter parvus. Protein-coding genes within it:
- the rpsI gene encoding 30S ribosomal protein S9; translated protein: MAKVYATGRRKTSISKVWLEVGTGELTINGQSLDAWLGGHEAIKKRVMQPLEVTKQETSVNIVVKTLGGGYSAQADAVRHGISRALVAYDEQFRAVLKPYGLLTRDARSVERKKYGRRKARKSGQFSKR
- the rplM gene encoding 50S ribosomal protein L13, which translates into the protein MKFTQMAKANEIERDWIVIDATDKVFGRIITEVATILRGKNKPYYTPHVDCGDYVVIINASKAKFSGNKLETKNYFTHSGYFGSTKTHKMSDMFENNPEKLYKLSTRGMLPKTTLGKNMLKKLKVYAGSDHPHTAQIKG